A stretch of the Lolium perenne isolate Kyuss_39 chromosome 3, Kyuss_2.0, whole genome shotgun sequence genome encodes the following:
- the LOC127325817 gene encoding putative F-box protein At2g02030: MSQLIGIAKYHAMDTKVCRRRKATKVPPPAELLDELLTEILLRLPVKSLLRFKSVSKAWRATISDPFFVRSHLRQSASRWRQNPSLLVTPHTLFHVIDGEPWPSTFSTDISFYQWQPPSSEEEESEARFVMHSDDFLEEFNSVCYFAHCDGLVVAPTNTNVYLFNPATRDAMRLPINDRNKMYQYVACLPVGLGRDPRTGRHKVVRAFYRSRDPLTGVHDMGMEVFTVGVDSDSWREITPNPLYPVTVWITPVFAKGALFWIIDKPGLDPSPRGILRLSLDDESFSVTHLPDSLDPALDEYFILDEVHGELFLTAFSSSKPLNIWTLMEQDTRWEHRYTLDISGMAHPVALLPGGGAMILRASHYISRYDLQTHQIDTICELDRLRYQHDGTTEEDAGSGQEIFYFNVIPYTESLVRI, translated from the exons ATGTCTCAGCTGATTGGAATTGCCAAG TACCACGCCATGGACACGAAGGTTTGCAGGAGGAGAAAGGCGACCAAGGTGCCTCCTCCGGCCGAGCTGCTGGACGAGCTTCTCACTGAGATCCTCCTCCGGCTGCCTGTCAAGTCCCTGCTGCGGTTCAAGTCCGTGAGCAAGGCGTGGCGCGCAACCATCTCCGATCCCTTCTTCGTCCGCTCGCATCTCCGGCAATCTGCCTCCAGATGGAGGCAGAACCCGTCGCTGCTCGTCACTCCGCACACGCTGTTTCACGTCATCGACGGCGAGCCTTGGCCTTCCACCTTCTCCACCGATATCAGCTTCTACCAGTGGCAGCCGCCCTCCTCCGAAGAGGAGGAATCTGAGGCGAGGTTCGTCATGCACAGCGACGACTTCCTCGAGGAGTTCAACTCGGTGTGCTACTTTGCGCACTGCGACGGCTTGGTGGTGGCCCCTACCAACACTAACGTCTACCTCTTCAACCCGGCCACCAGGGACGCCATGCGACTGCCTATCAACGACCGCAACAAGATGTACCAGTACGTGGCCTGCCTCCCCGTAGGGCTTGGCCGGGACCCTCGCACCGGCAGGCACAAGGTGGTCCGGGCCTTCTACCGCTCCAGGGACCCTCTCACGGGCGTCCACGACATGGGGATGGAGGTGTTCACTGTTGGCGTTGATTCAGATTCATGGAGGGAAATCACGCCCAATCCACTGTACCCTGTCACCGTGTGGATCACCCCTGTGTTCGCCAAGGGGGCACTGTTCTGGATCATTGACAAGCCCGGTCTCGATCCGAGCCCACGCGGCATCCTCCGCCTCAGCCTGGACGATGAGAGCTTCAGCGTCACACACCTGCCCGACTCGCTGGACCCTGCCCTGGACGAGTACTTCATCCTGGACGAGGTGCACGGCGAGCTGTTCCTCACCGCCTTCAGCagcagcaagcccctcaacatctGGACGCTGATGGAACAAGACACGCGATGGGAGCACCGCTACACCCTCGACATCTCCGGGATGGCGCACCCGGTGGCCCTCCTCCCGGGTGGCGGTGCGATGATCCTAAGGGCTTCGCACTACATCAGCCGTTACGATCTGCAGACGCATCAGATCGACACCATATGCGAGCTGGATCGTCTGAGGTACCAGCACGATGGCACGACCGAGGAGGATGCTGGGTCTGGGCAGGAAATCTTTTACTTCAATGTAATACCTTACACCGAGAGCCTGGTCCGAATTTGA
- the LOC127325814 gene encoding putative F-box protein At1g50870 isoform X1, protein MGSRRRLTQLATTSTVKVAGARSVSRRRQVSATSDSGEGAKWCISVVSGRWPVRDVCKMRKTTKAPHAAELLDELVFEILLRLPVKSLLRFKSVSKVWHAIISDPFFIRAHLQQSASRWRQDPSLLVTPHALNYVIEDEAWPTTFSNKIRFYQWQQPSSEEEPEESKLFMHGGDFLGEFNSVCCFAHCDGLVVAPTNTNVYLFNPATRDAMTLPHSDRNKMHQYAVCLPVGFGLDPCTGRHKVVRAFYRSRNPRTGIYAMGMEVFTVGDAPASWRETAADPPYPVAGWFTAVFVNGALFWVIEKRGLDLNPHSLLRFSLDDETFSVTRLPDSLDPALVESYSFMLDEMHGELCLTAFSSSKPAEQQPLKIWTLVEEDGRWEHRYSLTISGLVHPVALLPGRGVMIVQRSQYICRYDLRTHELDTVCELDRLRYESTGTSQAAKRKTYYFNVIPYTQSLVRITAAA, encoded by the exons ATGGGATCTAGGCGCCGACTGACCCAGTTGGCCACGACCTCGACGGTTAAGGTCGCCGGAGCTCGCTCCGTTTCTCGACGCCGCCAAGTCTCGGCGACCTCCGACAGCGGAGAAGGGGCCAAATGGTGCATCAGTGTCGTCAGTGGGCGCTGGCCCGTTCGCGAT GTTTGCAAGATGAGGAAGACAACAAAGGCACCTCATGCGGCTGAGCTGCTCGACGAGCTTGTTTTCGAGATCCTCCTCCGGCTGCCCGTCAAGTCCCTCCTGCGGTTCAAGTCTGTGAGCAAGGTGTGGCATGCAATCATCTCCGACCCCTTCTTCATCCGCGCGCACCTCCAGCAATCTGCCTCCAGATGGAGGCAGGACCCTTCACTGCTTGTCACCCCTCACGCTTTGAACTACGTCATCGAGGACGAAGCTTGGCCGACTACCTTCTCCAACAAGATCCGCTTCTACCAGTGGCAACAGCCCTCCTCCGAGGAGGAGCCTGAAGAGTCGAAGCTCTTCATGCATGGTGGCGACTTCCTCGGCGAATTCAACTCTGTGTGCTGCTTCGCGCACTGCGACGGCCTGGTGGTCGCCCCCACCAACACCAATGTCTATCTCTTCAACCCGGCGACCAGGGACGCCATGACACTGCCGCACAGCGACCGCAATAAGATGCACCAGTACGCGGTCTGCCTTCCTGTAGGGTTCGGCTTGGACCCTTGCACCGGCAGGCACAAGGTGGTTCGGGCCTTCTACCGCTCCAGGAATCCGCGGACTGGTATCTACGCCATGGGGATGGAGGTGTTCACCGTCGGTGATGCTCCGGCTTCCTGGAGGGAAACCGCGGCTGATCCGCCGTACCCTGTCGCGGGTTGGTTCACCGCTGTGTTCGTCAACGGGGCTCTATTCTGGGTCATTGAGAAGCGTGGTCTTGATCTGAACCCGCACAGCCTCCTCCGCTTCAGCCTGGATGACGAGACATTCAGCGTCACGCGCCTGCCTGACTCGCTGGACCCTGCGCTTGTCGAGTCCTACTCCTTCATGCTGGACGAGATGCACGGCGAGCTATGCCTGACCGCCTTCAGCAGCAGCAAGCCGGCCGAGCAGCAGCCCCTCAAGATCTGGACGCTGGTGGAAGAAGACGGGCGATGGGAGCACCGCTACTCCCTCACCATTTCGGGGCTGGTGCACCCGGTGGCTCTTCTCCCGGGCCGCGGCGTGATGATTGTACAGCGGTCGCAGTACATCTGCCGCTACGATCTGCGGACGCATGAGCTGGACACCGTGTGCGAGCTGGATCGCCTGAGATACGAGAGCACGGGCACGTCGCAGGCTGCTAAGCGGAAAACCTATTACTTTAATGTAATACCTTACACTCAGAGCCTGGTCCGAATTACTGCTGCTGCTTAG
- the LOC127325814 gene encoding putative F-box protein At1g50870 isoform X2: MRKTTKAPHAAELLDELVFEILLRLPVKSLLRFKSVSKVWHAIISDPFFIRAHLQQSASRWRQDPSLLVTPHALNYVIEDEAWPTTFSNKIRFYQWQQPSSEEEPEESKLFMHGGDFLGEFNSVCCFAHCDGLVVAPTNTNVYLFNPATRDAMTLPHSDRNKMHQYAVCLPVGFGLDPCTGRHKVVRAFYRSRNPRTGIYAMGMEVFTVGDAPASWRETAADPPYPVAGWFTAVFVNGALFWVIEKRGLDLNPHSLLRFSLDDETFSVTRLPDSLDPALVESYSFMLDEMHGELCLTAFSSSKPAEQQPLKIWTLVEEDGRWEHRYSLTISGLVHPVALLPGRGVMIVQRSQYICRYDLRTHELDTVCELDRLRYESTGTSQAAKRKTYYFNVIPYTQSLVRITAAA; this comes from the coding sequence ATGAGGAAGACAACAAAGGCACCTCATGCGGCTGAGCTGCTCGACGAGCTTGTTTTCGAGATCCTCCTCCGGCTGCCCGTCAAGTCCCTCCTGCGGTTCAAGTCTGTGAGCAAGGTGTGGCATGCAATCATCTCCGACCCCTTCTTCATCCGCGCGCACCTCCAGCAATCTGCCTCCAGATGGAGGCAGGACCCTTCACTGCTTGTCACCCCTCACGCTTTGAACTACGTCATCGAGGACGAAGCTTGGCCGACTACCTTCTCCAACAAGATCCGCTTCTACCAGTGGCAACAGCCCTCCTCCGAGGAGGAGCCTGAAGAGTCGAAGCTCTTCATGCATGGTGGCGACTTCCTCGGCGAATTCAACTCTGTGTGCTGCTTCGCGCACTGCGACGGCCTGGTGGTCGCCCCCACCAACACCAATGTCTATCTCTTCAACCCGGCGACCAGGGACGCCATGACACTGCCGCACAGCGACCGCAATAAGATGCACCAGTACGCGGTCTGCCTTCCTGTAGGGTTCGGCTTGGACCCTTGCACCGGCAGGCACAAGGTGGTTCGGGCCTTCTACCGCTCCAGGAATCCGCGGACTGGTATCTACGCCATGGGGATGGAGGTGTTCACCGTCGGTGATGCTCCGGCTTCCTGGAGGGAAACCGCGGCTGATCCGCCGTACCCTGTCGCGGGTTGGTTCACCGCTGTGTTCGTCAACGGGGCTCTATTCTGGGTCATTGAGAAGCGTGGTCTTGATCTGAACCCGCACAGCCTCCTCCGCTTCAGCCTGGATGACGAGACATTCAGCGTCACGCGCCTGCCTGACTCGCTGGACCCTGCGCTTGTCGAGTCCTACTCCTTCATGCTGGACGAGATGCACGGCGAGCTATGCCTGACCGCCTTCAGCAGCAGCAAGCCGGCCGAGCAGCAGCCCCTCAAGATCTGGACGCTGGTGGAAGAAGACGGGCGATGGGAGCACCGCTACTCCCTCACCATTTCGGGGCTGGTGCACCCGGTGGCTCTTCTCCCGGGCCGCGGCGTGATGATTGTACAGCGGTCGCAGTACATCTGCCGCTACGATCTGCGGACGCATGAGCTGGACACCGTGTGCGAGCTGGATCGCCTGAGATACGAGAGCACGGGCACGTCGCAGGCTGCTAAGCGGAAAACCTATTACTTTAATGTAATACCTTACACTCAGAGCCTGGTCCGAATTACTGCTGCTGCTTAG
- the LOC127325815 gene encoding uncharacterized protein: MSDRQKGLLNAVSQVFPECEQRFCLRHIYANFQIAGFRGEDLKKLVDAAAYAYSHSVHVVAMDMLKVLNLDAWTWLTKIPTKHWARHAMDTTCKTDLIVNNISEIFNSYILDQRDKPIVTMMDQIRTKLMAKFADNRDGVVVAHWEITPHYVEQLETEKRFSRWCTPVNAGNDIWQVEITSNGKREVHSVNLHNKTCGCRKWDLTGVPCKHAISVIYKAKQYPEDFVSDFFKKPMYALAYKEMIYPVPGQHDWVKTDTIDIEPPIFHSKPGRKKKKRRPSAGEGPDGTRRMTTITCSNCNLKGHRYTTCTVPLKPHLAIRKVGHKSNRQRPEYLDVPTAPSSPTATAPPPPPPAPPQQAPFAAPRQAAATTRQHAPAAAHQHAPAAAPRHAPAAAQPRHAQAAAQPRHAQDAPRQKLPSMRGRRHMHYTESRLYGYFTASNGQGRQQEEENHI; the protein is encoded by the exons ATGTCTGATCGTCAAAAAGGGTTGTTAAATGCGGTGAGCCAAGTCTTTCCAGAGTGTGAGCAACGCTTTTGTCTTAGACACATATATGCTAATTTTCAAATAGCTGGATTTAGAGGAGAAGACCTAAAAAAGTTAGTAGATGCTGCTGCATATGCATATAGTCATAGTGTTCATGTAGTTGCAATGGATATGCTAAAAGTATTAAACTTAGATGCATGGACTTGGCTTACCAAAATTCCTACTAAGCATTGGGCACGCCATGCTATGGACACAACATGCAAGACAGACCTAATTGTCAATAACATAAGCGAAATTTTCAATAGCTACATCCTTGACCAAAGGGACAAGCCCATAGTGACAATGATGGATCAGATTAGGACCAAGCTTATGGCTAAGTTTGCAGATAATAGAGATGGAGTGGTTGTTGCGCATTGGGAAATAACGCCACACTATGTTGAACAACTAGAGACAGAGAAGAGGTTTTCTAGGTGGTGCACTCCAGTGAATGCAGGAAATGATATATGGCAAGTTGAGATAACAAGTAATGGGAAAAGGGAAGTGCATTCTGTGAACCTACACAACAAGACATGTGGATGTAGAAAATGGGACTTAACCGGTGTGCCATGCAAACACGCCATATCGGTCATCTACAAAGCAAAGCAATATCCTGAAGATTTCGTTAGTGATTTTTTCAAGAAGCCAATGTATGCCCTGGCCTATAAGGAAATGATTTATCCAGTGCCGGGTCAACATGATTGGGTGAAAACTGATACAATTGATATAGAGCCTCCTATCTTTCATAGCAAACCTGgacgaaaaaagaaaaagagaaggccAAGTGCAGGTGAAGGGCCAGATGGAACCAGAAGAATGACGACAATCACGTGCTCTAATTGTAACCTTAAAGGGCACAGATACACCACATGTACTGTGCCATTGAAGCCTCATCTTGCAATTAGAAAGGTCGGACACAAG AGCAACCGTCAGCGGCCTGAGTACTTGGACGTGCCTACGGCTCCTTCCTCGCCTACAGCTACAGCGCCTCCACCTCCCCCACCCGCACCACCACAGCAAGCTCCATTTGCAGCACCTCGCCAAGCTGCAGCTACAACACGTCAGCATGCTCCAGCTGCAGCACATCAACATGCTCCAGCAGCAGCACCTCGACATGCTCCAGCCGCAGCACAACCTCGACATGCTCAAGCTGCTGCACAACCTCGACATGCTCAAGATGCACCAAGGCAGAAGCTCCCTTCTATGCGGGGACGACGACATATGCATTACACCGAGTCTCGACTATATGGTTACTTCACAGCAAGTAATGGCCAAGGTCGGCAACAGGAGGAAGAAAATCATATCTGA